In Chitinophaga nivalis, a single genomic region encodes these proteins:
- the porL gene encoding type IX secretion system motor protein PorL/GldL encodes MNPKKAQWLNFFVCIAASIVIIGALFKLQHWPFADVALIFGLSTEALIFFVYAFVPDSSASQPQAVAIAGSPAVAGLDKMLQEADITPANLQRLSENFQKLGTTVDKMRDISDVVAATGDYTQKTREAASAIGNVAHAYTTAAAAVSSFSSASESTKNFHEQMQGMTKNLASLNAVYELELQDTNNHLKALNKFYSNLQNTAAAMSGSVEDAKKTQEQISLLAKNLSNLNTIYGNMLSAMHGSK; translated from the coding sequence ATGAATCCTAAAAAAGCTCAATGGCTGAACTTTTTCGTATGTATTGCGGCTTCCATTGTAATTATAGGAGCATTATTTAAACTGCAACACTGGCCTTTTGCCGATGTCGCACTGATCTTTGGTCTGAGCACCGAAGCCCTGATTTTCTTTGTGTATGCATTCGTTCCGGATTCTTCCGCATCTCAGCCTCAGGCAGTAGCTATTGCCGGATCCCCTGCTGTTGCCGGTCTGGACAAAATGTTACAGGAAGCAGATATCACGCCTGCCAACCTGCAGCGCCTGAGCGAAAACTTCCAGAAATTAGGTACTACTGTTGACAAAATGAGAGACATCAGTGATGTAGTAGCTGCTACCGGCGATTACACACAGAAAACAAGAGAAGCTGCCAGCGCTATCGGTAACGTAGCTCACGCTTACACTACAGCTGCTGCTGCGGTATCTTCTTTCAGCTCTGCTTCAGAGTCTACCAAAAACTTCCACGAACAAATGCAGGGTATGACTAAAAACCTGGCTTCCCTGAATGCCGTGTATGAACTGGAACTGCAGGACACTAACAACCACCTGAAAGCTCTGAACAAATTCTACAGCAATCTGCAGAACACTGCAGCAGCGATGAGCGGTAGCGTAGAAGATGCGAAGAAAACACAGGAGCAGATTTCCCTGCTGGCTAAAAACCTGAGCAACCTCAACACTATCTATGGTAACATGCTGTCAGCAATGCATGGATCAAAATAA
- the porM gene encoding type IX secretion system motor protein PorM/GldM has protein sequence MALPKDPRQKMINFMYLVLTAMLALNVSAEILNAFSIVNNSINTSNNSLTAKNNFIYSQFEAQMKDNAAKTAPLKAKAEEVKKLSADMYSYLESLKETIVTAAGGKDEHGEMKGKDNLDAATRIMENEKKGPDLEARLTKLRTQLLSYVDPKKKDQFEKTLPLKIEVGKSGNEHGNLNKSWTTYHFNMVPAVAAVTILGKFQNDIKNSESAIIDDLFRQIDASTFKFDKVRPFISLNSKNLMEGQTLTAQIAVGAYSTTVNPTIVVNGQTITATEGLGTFTAAASGIGEKTISGTITLPSPTGGAPESYPFTETYNVGASTTSISADKMNVLYIGLQNPISISAAGVPAESVSASINGGTISKRGSGEYVVTVSQPGKAVINVVANVDGKVKSLGQKEFRVKRVPDPVLKVGVNKGGSMKAADFKVQGGLRADLEDFEFEGVKYEVIGYRVGIQAKGREYTEGDATSAYFPGNVAGSIRSLRPGDEVYFENVKVKGPDGVVRPMPSTIFKLN, from the coding sequence ATGGCACTACCTAAAGATCCTAGGCAGAAGATGATCAACTTCATGTACCTGGTCTTGACGGCCATGCTCGCGTTGAACGTCTCTGCTGAAATATTAAACGCTTTTTCTATCGTTAATAATTCTATCAATACTTCCAATAATTCCTTAACTGCGAAGAACAACTTCATCTACAGTCAGTTTGAGGCGCAAATGAAAGACAATGCTGCCAAGACAGCACCTCTCAAAGCAAAAGCGGAAGAAGTAAAGAAGTTGTCTGCGGACATGTATTCTTACCTCGAATCCCTGAAAGAAACAATCGTTACTGCCGCCGGTGGTAAAGATGAACACGGGGAAATGAAAGGAAAGGATAACCTGGATGCAGCTACCCGCATCATGGAAAATGAGAAAAAAGGACCAGACCTGGAAGCAAGACTCACCAAACTGCGTACGCAGCTGCTTTCTTACGTTGATCCTAAGAAAAAAGACCAGTTCGAAAAAACCCTGCCACTGAAAATTGAAGTAGGTAAATCAGGTAACGAACATGGTAATCTGAACAAAAGCTGGACTACCTACCACTTCAACATGGTACCTGCTGTAGCAGCAGTAACCATCCTGGGTAAATTCCAGAATGATATCAAAAACTCAGAATCTGCTATCATCGATGATCTGTTCCGTCAGATCGATGCAAGCACCTTCAAATTCGATAAAGTAAGACCATTCATCTCCCTGAATTCCAAAAACCTGATGGAAGGTCAGACCTTAACCGCACAGATCGCAGTAGGTGCTTACAGCACTACCGTGAATCCTACCATTGTGGTAAACGGTCAAACTATTACCGCAACAGAAGGTCTGGGTACTTTTACTGCAGCAGCCAGCGGCATCGGTGAAAAAACCATCTCCGGTACAATTACACTGCCTAGCCCAACCGGCGGCGCTCCTGAATCCTATCCCTTTACAGAAACTTATAATGTAGGTGCTTCTACCACCTCTATCTCCGCTGATAAAATGAACGTGCTGTACATCGGTCTGCAGAACCCGATCTCGATTTCTGCTGCGGGTGTGCCTGCCGAATCAGTATCCGCTTCCATTAACGGCGGTACCATTTCCAAACGCGGTTCAGGTGAGTATGTAGTAACTGTAAGCCAGCCAGGTAAAGCTGTTATCAATGTAGTAGCTAACGTGGACGGTAAAGTAAAATCCCTCGGTCAGAAAGAATTCCGTGTAAAAAGAGTACCGGATCCAGTACTGAAAGTGGGTGTTAATAAAGGCGGCAGCATGAAAGCAGCTGACTTTAAAGTACAGGGCGGTTTACGTGCTGACCTGGAAGACTTCGAATTCGAAGGTGTGAAATACGAAGTAATTGGTTACCGCGTGGGTATTCAGGCTAAAGGTCGCGAATACACTGAAGGTGATGCTACCTCCGCTTATTTCCCTGGTAACGTAGCCGGATCTATCCGCTCTCTGCGCCCAGGTGACGAAGTATATTTTGAAAACGTGAAAGTGAAAGGTCCGGATGGCGTGGTTCGTCCGATGCCGAGCACTATATTTAAATTAAACTAA
- the porN gene encoding type IX secretion system ring protein PorN/GldN yields the protein MRAVIFNRIGWCTMLLVMLATAAEAQRRGGTTRRRTATEAAPQQDPNAPVVNPATGNAVTPPPAIPASQRPDGITGTVVDTPRKSLRIDGVVERNLARERVPITYDYIREDDRFWEKRVWQVIDVREKINLPFQYNVEDEGGINQLFINILLTAIKNKEIEAFNPIDDRFTTVMPYSEIQNRISGEERTVRSIDPVTGEEKMVTTRDDFDPRTIKQYKIKEVWVFDKEASALKVRILGIAPMVSRINEDGSIRASIPLFWVYYPDTRAILAKYDVYNQNNDASTISWEDVFEMRFYGSYIVKENNTYNREIKDYIKDGRMRLMEGQGIKDRIFNKEQDLWQY from the coding sequence ATGCGAGCAGTAATATTTAACAGAATTGGTTGGTGCACAATGTTGCTGGTAATGCTGGCAACAGCAGCTGAAGCGCAGCGCCGTGGCGGCACTACCCGCCGCAGAACTGCAACGGAAGCAGCTCCCCAGCAGGACCCCAACGCCCCGGTTGTAAACCCGGCAACAGGTAATGCTGTTACGCCTCCTCCTGCTATCCCTGCTTCTCAACGCCCAGATGGAATTACCGGAACCGTCGTAGACACTCCCCGTAAATCACTGCGTATTGATGGCGTGGTAGAAAGGAACCTCGCAAGAGAACGTGTTCCCATCACCTATGACTACATCCGTGAGGATGATCGTTTCTGGGAAAAACGTGTATGGCAGGTAATCGACGTAAGGGAAAAAATCAACCTTCCTTTCCAATACAATGTGGAAGATGAGGGTGGTATCAATCAGCTGTTTATCAATATTCTGCTGACCGCTATCAAGAATAAAGAGATAGAGGCCTTCAACCCTATCGATGACCGCTTCACAACGGTAATGCCTTACTCCGAAATCCAGAACAGGATCAGTGGTGAAGAAAGAACCGTACGTAGCATCGACCCGGTAACCGGCGAAGAGAAAATGGTAACCACCCGCGACGACTTCGATCCCCGTACCATCAAACAGTACAAGATCAAAGAAGTATGGGTATTCGATAAAGAGGCCTCTGCACTGAAAGTGCGTATCCTCGGTATCGCTCCCATGGTATCCCGTATCAATGAGGATGGTAGCATTCGTGCCTCTATTCCTTTGTTCTGGGTATACTATCCTGATACACGCGCTATCCTGGCCAAATACGATGTATACAACCAGAATAACGACGCTTCCACTATCAGCTGGGAAGACGTTTTCGAAATGCGGTTCTACGGTAGCTACATCGTGAAGGAAAACAATACCTATAACCGGGAGATCAAAGACTACATTAAAGATGGCAGAATGCGTCTGATGGAAGGACAAGGCATTAAAGACCGTATCTTTAACAAAGAACAGGATCTCTGGCAATATTAA
- a CDS encoding Crp/Fnr family transcriptional regulator, with protein sequence MLELLHKAVDQIMPLPEEEWGAFASCWVPVTYKRKEMMTVAGEIERYIYFVTAGVQRVFSLDGDRESTIIFTYTGSFSGVMDAFQLQRPSPFYLETLTASTLLRMTFADFNRLTLQYPLIERWVRLGTVGALSGVLERHRELLCFTAEQKFKTLLTRSPQVLQLIPHKYLASYLGIDPATFSKLLGTVKL encoded by the coding sequence ATGCTGGAACTGTTACATAAAGCCGTTGATCAGATTATGCCGCTCCCGGAAGAAGAATGGGGCGCATTTGCCTCCTGCTGGGTACCGGTGACGTATAAACGAAAAGAAATGATGACAGTAGCCGGCGAAATAGAGCGGTACATTTACTTTGTTACCGCCGGTGTACAACGGGTGTTTAGCTTGGATGGCGATCGCGAATCCACCATCATATTTACCTATACCGGCTCCTTCTCAGGTGTCATGGATGCCTTCCAGTTGCAACGCCCCTCTCCTTTTTATCTCGAAACCTTAACCGCCAGCACCCTGCTCCGCATGACCTTTGCCGACTTTAACCGGCTTACCCTGCAATACCCGCTGATAGAACGTTGGGTACGACTGGGTACTGTCGGCGCATTATCTGGTGTATTGGAAAGACATAGAGAATTGCTTTGCTTTACCGCAGAACAAAAATTCAAAACCCTGCTTACCCGCAGCCCGCAGGTGCTGCAGCTGATACCTCACAAATACCTGGCTTCCTACCTGGGTATCGATCCGGCTACTTTCAGTAAACTATTGGGTACGGTAAAACTATAA
- a CDS encoding DinB family protein has translation MSQVNTKELLKQLYDQSVQMQQQAAGYFDGKTAALLQQPPAPGKWSALQCLEHLNSYGRYYLPALEKVITTAASKGSQPATHFKSSWLGAYFIRLMQPNTDQTLRSKMQSPRDHVPPVQLSADTVIAEFIQQQTRMQALLQRAAKINIRQAKVPTSISRFIKLSVGDTFGFLTAHTHRHMLQAARAARA, from the coding sequence ATGTCGCAGGTTAACACTAAGGAACTGCTGAAACAGCTGTATGATCAGTCTGTACAGATGCAGCAGCAGGCAGCAGGATATTTCGATGGTAAAACAGCCGCTTTATTGCAGCAGCCCCCTGCTCCGGGAAAATGGAGCGCGCTGCAATGCCTTGAGCACTTAAATAGTTATGGCAGGTATTACCTGCCGGCGCTCGAGAAAGTGATCACAACAGCAGCCAGTAAAGGAAGCCAACCTGCAACACATTTCAAAAGCAGCTGGCTGGGCGCTTATTTTATCCGGTTGATGCAACCCAATACAGATCAGACTTTGCGTAGCAAGATGCAATCGCCCCGTGACCATGTGCCACCAGTACAGCTGTCGGCTGACACGGTTATAGCAGAATTTATACAGCAACAAACACGCATGCAGGCGTTATTGCAGCGGGCAGCAAAAATAAATATCCGGCAGGCAAAAGTACCCACCTCCATCAGCCGCTTTATTAAGCTATCGGTGGGTGATACGTTCGGGTTCCTGACGGCACATACCCATCGGCATATGTTGCAGGCAGCAAGAGCGGCGCGTGCATAG
- the uvrC gene encoding excinuclease ABC subunit UvrC has protein sequence MTGAAFQQISHTIPVEAGIYKYYDEEGTLLYVGKAKSLRKRVSSYFAKNHDNYKTRKLVEHIHHIEFTIVNSEQDAFLLENSLIKQFRPKYNINLKDDKTYPYIVIKHEAFPRVFFTRNVIKDGSEYLGPFTSVGRVREILEVIKYNIPLRTCNLNLSDQNIKKGKFKVCLEYHLGNCKGPCEGLQTPEDYQQGLQQVKNVLKGNLTPVVNLFKEQMQEHVARMEFEKAEIMRKKIESLDVYSAKSTIVNTRMGNIDVFSIISDGNHAYVNYLRILNGTIADTKTVTLEKQLEETDEEVLTYAIAYLRDVFKSLTREIVVPFPLSYPENDLTITVPKGGDKKKLLELSEKNVNYFKEELFRKKILHLEGKSDMERKQVLYQLQADLELSDLPVHIECFDNSNFQGSYPVAACVVFKDGIASKKDYRHFNIKTVEGINDFASMKEIVYRRYNRLLAEQQPLPQLVIIDGGKGQLGSAMESIRELGLIGSMTVVGLAKNEEEIFFPGDSESIKLPFNSESLKLIRRVRDEVHRFGITFHRQKRSKGTFKNELEGIKGIGENTATQLLKTFRSVAKIKLLSEAELSAEVGPSKAKLIWDHFHNA, from the coding sequence ATGACAGGAGCAGCATTCCAGCAAATTTCACATACTATTCCTGTAGAAGCAGGCATTTATAAGTATTACGATGAAGAGGGCACCCTCCTGTATGTAGGGAAGGCGAAAAGTTTGCGCAAACGGGTAAGCTCCTATTTTGCCAAAAACCACGACAATTACAAAACCAGGAAACTGGTTGAACATATTCATCATATAGAATTTACCATCGTAAATTCGGAACAGGATGCCTTCCTCCTGGAAAACTCCCTCATCAAACAATTCAGGCCCAAGTATAACATCAACCTGAAAGATGATAAAACCTACCCTTACATTGTGATCAAACACGAGGCTTTCCCCCGTGTATTTTTCACGCGCAATGTCATCAAAGATGGCTCGGAATACCTGGGACCATTCACCTCGGTAGGCCGCGTACGGGAGATACTGGAGGTCATCAAATACAATATTCCGCTCCGTACCTGTAACCTGAATCTGTCTGACCAGAATATTAAGAAAGGGAAGTTCAAAGTATGCCTGGAGTACCACCTGGGCAACTGTAAGGGCCCCTGCGAAGGCTTACAAACACCAGAAGACTACCAGCAGGGTTTACAGCAGGTAAAAAACGTACTGAAAGGTAATCTCACGCCGGTGGTGAACCTGTTTAAAGAACAAATGCAGGAACACGTGGCCAGGATGGAGTTTGAGAAGGCCGAAATCATGCGTAAAAAGATAGAAAGCCTGGATGTATATTCTGCTAAATCCACCATCGTTAATACCCGCATGGGAAATATCGATGTATTCTCCATTATCAGTGATGGTAATCATGCCTACGTCAACTACCTCCGTATTCTTAACGGCACCATTGCAGATACCAAAACGGTGACCCTGGAAAAACAACTGGAAGAAACCGATGAGGAAGTACTGACTTACGCGATCGCCTATCTCCGGGATGTGTTTAAAAGCCTGACCCGGGAAATCGTAGTGCCCTTCCCGTTAAGCTATCCGGAAAATGACCTGACGATCACCGTTCCGAAAGGGGGCGATAAAAAGAAGCTGCTGGAGCTGTCGGAGAAAAACGTGAATTACTTCAAGGAAGAGTTATTCCGCAAAAAGATACTGCACCTGGAAGGCAAGTCTGATATGGAACGGAAACAGGTACTCTATCAACTGCAGGCCGACCTGGAATTGTCTGACCTGCCGGTACATATTGAATGCTTCGATAACTCCAACTTTCAGGGTAGCTATCCTGTAGCTGCCTGTGTGGTATTCAAAGACGGGATTGCTTCCAAAAAGGATTACCGGCACTTTAATATTAAAACAGTGGAAGGTATCAATGACTTTGCCTCCATGAAAGAAATTGTATACCGCCGCTACAACCGCTTACTGGCCGAACAACAACCATTACCCCAGCTGGTGATTATAGATGGTGGTAAAGGGCAGTTAGGTTCTGCGATGGAAAGTATCCGGGAATTAGGCCTCATTGGTAGTATGACCGTAGTGGGGCTGGCTAAAAATGAAGAGGAAATCTTTTTCCCCGGCGACTCAGAAAGTATCAAACTTCCTTTCAACAGCGAAAGCCTGAAACTGATACGCCGCGTGCGCGATGAGGTACACCGCTTTGGTATTACCTTTCACCGGCAGAAGCGCAGTAAAGGCACCTTTAAAAATGAACTGGAAGGCATAAAAGGGATTGGTGAAAACACCGCTACCCAGTTATTAAAAACCTTCCGTTCTGTGGCCAAAATAAAACTGCTCAGTGAAGCAGAATTATCGGCCGAAGTAGGCCCCTCTAAAGCGAAACTGATCTGGGATCACTTTCATAACGCGTAA
- the gpmI gene encoding 2,3-bisphosphoglycerate-independent phosphoglycerate mutase: protein MEKKRAILVIMDGWGEGKVPTADAIAHAKTPFVSSLYKQYPHSNLVTCGEAVGLPEGQMGNSEVGHLNIGAGRIVYQELQRINVAARDGELASNQVLLDTLAHAKNNNKALHLIGLVSDGGVHSHITHLKKLTEIAHQHGLEKVFIHAFTDGRDTDPKSGLGYLEDLSAHLAQTTGKIASVTGRYYAMDRDKRWERVKLAYDALVNATGTPTQDLFTAIKASYAEGVTDEFIKPIIVTDDAQTPLARIEADDAVLCFNFRTDRCREITQVLTQEAFPDFGMQPLHLYYTTMTEYDRTYKNVHVVFENDNLNMTLGEVLAKDGYSQIRIAETEKYPHVSFFFSGGREKEFEGERRLMVPSPKVATYDLQPEMSANEVTDTIVPEIENKTADFICLNFANADMVGHTGVFEAAIKAVETVDHCVERVVTAALASDYTVFLTADHGNADFMINADGTPNTAHTLNLVPLFIINKDFRGTVKDGKLGDIAPTILHFMGLSVPPEMTGNLLV, encoded by the coding sequence ATGGAAAAGAAAAGAGCCATTCTCGTAATTATGGACGGATGGGGCGAGGGTAAAGTTCCTACGGCCGACGCTATTGCACATGCTAAAACACCTTTTGTAAGCAGCTTATATAAGCAATACCCGCATAGCAACCTGGTTACCTGCGGAGAAGCGGTAGGCTTGCCGGAAGGACAAATGGGCAACTCAGAGGTAGGTCACCTGAATATTGGCGCCGGAAGAATAGTATACCAGGAACTGCAAAGAATCAACGTGGCCGCCCGGGATGGTGAACTGGCCAGCAACCAGGTACTCCTGGATACCCTGGCACATGCTAAAAACAATAACAAAGCACTGCACCTGATCGGACTTGTAAGCGACGGTGGTGTGCACTCCCATATAACACACCTGAAAAAATTAACGGAAATCGCCCATCAGCACGGACTGGAGAAAGTATTCATCCATGCCTTCACCGATGGCCGCGATACCGATCCTAAAAGTGGCCTCGGCTACCTGGAAGACCTCTCTGCCCACCTGGCGCAAACAACCGGTAAAATAGCTTCCGTAACCGGCCGCTATTATGCCATGGACCGCGATAAACGCTGGGAACGCGTGAAACTGGCCTACGACGCGCTGGTAAATGCTACCGGTACACCTACTCAGGACCTGTTTACCGCCATTAAAGCTTCCTATGCAGAAGGCGTAACCGACGAGTTTATTAAACCGATTATCGTAACAGATGACGCCCAGACGCCATTGGCCCGGATCGAAGCAGATGACGCCGTACTGTGCTTCAACTTCCGTACAGACCGTTGCCGCGAAATCACCCAGGTACTCACGCAGGAAGCTTTCCCTGATTTTGGTATGCAGCCACTGCACCTGTACTACACCACCATGACCGAATACGACCGCACTTATAAAAATGTGCACGTGGTATTTGAGAACGACAACCTGAACATGACATTGGGTGAAGTACTGGCAAAAGATGGTTACTCCCAGATCCGTATAGCTGAAACCGAGAAATACCCACACGTATCCTTCTTCTTCTCCGGTGGCCGGGAAAAAGAATTTGAAGGAGAACGCCGGCTGATGGTACCTTCTCCGAAAGTAGCTACCTACGACCTGCAACCCGAAATGAGCGCCAATGAAGTAACCGATACGATTGTACCGGAGATAGAAAATAAAACCGCTGATTTCATCTGCCTCAATTTTGCCAATGCAGACATGGTAGGACACACAGGTGTATTTGAAGCAGCCATCAAAGCAGTAGAAACAGTAGACCATTGCGTGGAAAGAGTTGTAACCGCGGCCCTGGCCAGTGATTACACCGTTTTCCTGACGGCCGATCATGGCAATGCCGATTTCATGATCAATGCAGATGGTACTCCCAATACGGCACATACCCTGAACCTCGTACCACTGTTTATCATCAATAAAGATTTCCGCGGTACGGTAAAGGATGGGAAACTGGGCGACATTGCCCCCACCATTCTCCATTTCATGGGATTATCCGTTCCACCTGAAATGACCGGTAACCTCCTGGTATAA
- a CDS encoding DUF4783 domain-containing protein has protein sequence MKKLLMVLGVLLLGGIFTAFTLSASSFGNTVAGPFEDVVSAIKQGDASSLSRFLDNNVEINIAGKANSYSKAQAEVILKDFFSKNQVKTFELVHQGGEGSRFGIGTLATSGGTYRLSFFLQKKGGSMVLNELRFENK, from the coding sequence ATGAAAAAGCTATTGATGGTGCTGGGGGTGTTATTGTTGGGAGGAATTTTTACGGCATTTACGCTGTCGGCAAGCTCATTTGGTAATACAGTTGCTGGCCCTTTTGAAGATGTAGTGAGTGCGATTAAACAGGGCGATGCGAGTAGCTTATCCCGTTTTTTGGATAATAACGTAGAAATTAACATAGCAGGAAAGGCGAACTCCTACAGCAAGGCACAGGCAGAAGTTATTTTAAAGGATTTCTTCTCCAAAAACCAGGTGAAAACATTTGAACTGGTACACCAGGGAGGAGAAGGTTCCCGGTTCGGGATTGGAACATTGGCCACGTCCGGCGGTACTTACAGGCTTTCTTTCTTCTTACAGAAGAAGGGAGGATCTATGGTATTGAATGAACTGAGATTTGAAAATAAATAA
- the nadC gene encoding carboxylating nicotinate-nucleotide diphosphorylase has protein sequence MLEEAALQAFIRSALAEDIGTGDHSTMACIPPTARGRAVLKIKEDGILAGMQVAAAIFKWLDMYTVFKPLKQDGDAMVAGETAFEVEAAVHTLLMGERLVLNCMQRMSGIATLTHSYVEKLKGYHTRVLDTRKTTPNFRLLEKEAVRIGGGVNHRMGLYDMVMLKDNHIDFSGGITAAVTNTVAYLKERNLPLKIEVETRNLEDVKEVLAVGQIDRIMLDNFTPADITAAMQLINGRFETEASGGITITNLEEYAKTGVDYISVGAMIHHAVSLDLSLKAVIL, from the coding sequence ATGTTAGAAGAAGCAGCGTTACAAGCATTTATCAGAAGCGCATTGGCAGAAGACATAGGAACCGGTGATCATTCCACTATGGCCTGTATACCACCTACAGCCCGGGGACGTGCCGTACTCAAAATAAAAGAAGACGGTATCCTGGCAGGTATGCAAGTAGCGGCCGCTATTTTTAAATGGCTGGATATGTACACCGTATTTAAGCCGCTGAAGCAGGATGGTGACGCGATGGTAGCCGGTGAAACGGCTTTTGAAGTAGAAGCAGCCGTACATACCCTCCTGATGGGCGAAAGACTGGTACTGAACTGTATGCAGCGGATGAGTGGTATTGCTACCCTTACCCACAGCTATGTGGAAAAACTCAAAGGATATCATACCCGGGTGCTGGATACCCGTAAAACCACGCCCAACTTCCGGTTGCTGGAAAAAGAGGCAGTTCGTATAGGCGGTGGCGTGAATCATCGTATGGGACTGTACGATATGGTTATGCTGAAAGATAATCATATCGATTTCTCTGGTGGTATTACCGCTGCTGTAACTAATACGGTGGCTTATCTGAAAGAACGTAACCTGCCACTGAAAATTGAAGTGGAAACGCGTAACCTGGAAGATGTAAAAGAGGTACTGGCAGTAGGACAAATAGATCGTATCATGCTGGATAATTTCACCCCGGCTGATATTACAGCTGCGATGCAACTGATAAACGGCCGTTTTGAAACAGAAGCATCCGGCGGTATTACCATTACCAACCTGGAGGAGTATGCTAAAACAGGCGTGGATTATATTTCTGTGGGAGCGATGATTCACCATGCCGTGAGTCTTGATTTGAGCCTGAAGGCTGTCATACTTTAA
- a CDS encoding diacylglycerol/lipid kinase family protein → MKKILFIINRKAGTDREKKLGDAIRQHLPADQFEVSITHLAYLGHGADLSREAVKNGVHTVVAVGGDGSINEIAQGLVGSQTAMAILPLGSGNGLARALKIPLDVHKALRLIAAGKQRAIDVGYANEHLFLSNAGVGFDALIAEQFRHTKKRGLSGYAKLVLKSFKDYQPASYSIDIDGQQLQVPAFLLTIANGNQFGYEFKLAPGANVFDGLLDICIMPPVSFLELLPVSMYSLLGNIDKTRFMQHYTGKEITIRSSELQYLQVDGDAVPLSEPGLVRLRIQQAAIQVVVND, encoded by the coding sequence TTGAAGAAGATTTTATTTATCATTAACCGCAAGGCTGGCACAGACCGTGAGAAAAAACTGGGAGATGCTATCCGGCAACATTTGCCGGCCGACCAGTTTGAAGTGAGCATTACACACCTGGCTTACCTCGGGCATGGTGCGGACTTGTCGAGAGAAGCCGTAAAGAATGGCGTACATACCGTAGTGGCGGTAGGCGGTGATGGTTCTATCAATGAAATAGCACAGGGATTGGTAGGAAGCCAAACGGCGATGGCCATTTTGCCTTTAGGCAGTGGTAATGGTCTGGCACGGGCACTTAAAATTCCGCTGGATGTACATAAAGCCCTGCGCCTGATTGCAGCCGGCAAACAACGCGCGATAGATGTTGGCTATGCCAATGAACACCTGTTTCTCAGTAATGCCGGTGTGGGATTTGATGCCTTGATTGCAGAACAATTCCGGCATACAAAAAAACGGGGGCTCTCTGGTTATGCAAAGCTGGTGCTCAAAAGCTTTAAAGACTATCAGCCTGCCTCCTACTCTATCGATATTGATGGACAACAACTGCAGGTGCCTGCTTTTCTGCTGACCATTGCCAACGGTAATCAGTTTGGATATGAATTTAAACTGGCGCCCGGTGCCAATGTATTCGACGGACTATTGGATATTTGTATTATGCCGCCGGTAAGCTTTTTAGAACTATTGCCTGTTAGCATGTATTCTTTGCTGGGTAATATTGATAAAACCCGTTTTATGCAGCATTATACCGGCAAGGAGATTACCATCCGCAGCAGCGAACTGCAATACCTGCAGGTAGACGGTGATGCGGTACCGCTTTCTGAACCGGGACTGGTACGCCTCCGCATACAGCAGGCTGCGATTCAGGTAGTGGTCAATGATTAA
- a CDS encoding translation initiation factor, whose amino-acid sequence MSKKKNTSGSGIVYSTDPNFSFEPEYTAPEETLAPADQPLKVTLDKKQRAGKVVTLVTGFSGTVEALEKLGKELKTKCGAGGSAKEGQILIQGDYREKVIKWLQDWGYKKTK is encoded by the coding sequence ATGTCAAAAAAGAAAAATACATCAGGTAGTGGTATTGTTTATTCCACGGATCCTAACTTCTCTTTTGAGCCGGAATATACCGCCCCGGAAGAAACGTTGGCGCCGGCTGATCAGCCGCTGAAAGTGACGTTGGATAAGAAACAACGTGCCGGTAAAGTAGTGACCCTCGTGACGGGTTTTTCCGGTACCGTAGAAGCATTGGAGAAATTGGGCAAGGAACTGAAAACCAAATGTGGTGCAGGTGGTAGTGCAAAAGAAGGCCAGATACTGATCCAGGGCGATTATCGCGAGAAAGTAATCAAATGGCTCCAGGATTGGGGCTACAAGAAAACAAAATAA